From a single Kitasatospora sp. NBC_00458 genomic region:
- a CDS encoding ArsR/SmtB family transcription factor: protein MRTELAFSTDDLARTRFAVSPMWEVVTSLRALAHTPVPALHRRWAGQVRPRLAAAGPAYRRLAAMVPPTGHLPDFLTPVPATTAPTLADELAAIAATTPEQVRADLDVLAAEHDGRLPAPLEPLHRDPAGRLPRLTADVEAYWQLALAPYWARIRALLDADVLHRARQAVGYGTARVLGDLHETVRWDGGALRLEQRHCAVQRLDAGAGLLLVPSVFAWPRVLTRSLPPDPPQLAYPARGIATLWEPRPGTGSDALGAVLGRSRARLLAELDSPASTTELARRTGLSAAGVSQHLTALRAAGLTSAHRAGHAVLYARTTVADALLDPAASAVAEA, encoded by the coding sequence ATGCGCACCGAACTCGCGTTCTCGACGGACGACCTGGCACGGACCAGGTTCGCCGTCTCCCCGATGTGGGAGGTGGTGACCAGCCTCCGGGCCCTCGCCCACACCCCGGTCCCCGCCCTGCACCGGCGGTGGGCGGGGCAGGTCCGCCCCCGGCTGGCAGCCGCCGGGCCCGCGTACCGGCGGCTGGCCGCGATGGTCCCGCCCACGGGCCACCTGCCCGACTTCCTCACCCCCGTCCCGGCCACCACCGCCCCGACGCTCGCCGACGAGCTGGCCGCGATCGCCGCCACCACCCCCGAACAGGTCCGGGCCGACCTGGACGTCCTGGCCGCCGAGCACGACGGACGGCTCCCGGCCCCGCTCGAACCGCTCCACCGGGACCCGGCCGGCCGGCTGCCCCGGCTGACCGCCGACGTCGAGGCGTACTGGCAGCTCGCGCTGGCGCCGTACTGGGCCCGGATCCGCGCGCTGCTGGACGCGGACGTACTGCACCGCGCCCGCCAGGCCGTCGGGTACGGCACCGCCCGCGTCCTCGGCGACCTGCACGAGACGGTCCGCTGGGACGGCGGTGCGCTCCGGCTGGAACAGCGGCACTGCGCGGTCCAGCGGCTGGACGCCGGGGCCGGGCTGCTGCTGGTCCCGTCGGTGTTCGCCTGGCCGCGGGTGCTGACCCGGTCGCTGCCGCCCGACCCGCCGCAGCTCGCCTACCCGGCCCGCGGCATCGCCACCCTGTGGGAACCCCGCCCGGGCACCGGCTCCGACGCCCTCGGCGCCGTCCTCGGCCGCTCCCGCGCCCGGCTGCTCGCCGAACTCGACTCACCGGCCTCCACCACCGAGCTGGCCCGGCGCACCGGTCTCTCCGCCGCCGGGGTCTCCCAGCACCTCACGGCCCTGCGCGCGGCCGGTCTGACCAGTGCGCACCGGGCCGGGCACGCCGTGCTCTACGCCCGCACGACCGTCGCCGACGCCCTGCTCGATCCGGCGGCATCGGCGGTGGCGGAGGCCTGA
- a CDS encoding MBL fold metallo-hydrolase: protein MSGLLPGDPAAAVGGEATSRALCVLAPNPSPMTLDGTNTWLLSEPGSDLAVVIDPGPLHEDHLRRVIDTAEQQGKRVALTLLTHGHADHSEGAARFAELTGSEVRALDPAHRLGSEGLTHGQRLDVGGLDLRVVATPGHTSDSLTFHLPADGAILTGDTVLGRGTTMVAHPDGRLGDYLDSLRHLHTMAAEYGVRTVLPGHGPVLADALGAVDYYLAHRAGRLAQVETAVEAGCRTAAEVVARVYADVDRALWPAAELSVRAQLQYLRDHGLIPD, encoded by the coding sequence GTGAGCGGACTCCTCCCGGGTGACCCCGCCGCCGCCGTCGGCGGCGAGGCCACCTCCCGGGCGCTGTGCGTCCTGGCGCCGAACCCGTCGCCGATGACGCTGGACGGCACCAACACCTGGCTGCTGTCCGAGCCCGGGTCCGACCTCGCGGTGGTGATCGACCCGGGCCCGCTGCACGAGGACCACCTGCGCCGGGTGATCGACACCGCCGAGCAGCAGGGCAAGCGCGTGGCGCTCACCCTGCTCACCCACGGCCACGCCGACCACTCCGAGGGGGCCGCCCGGTTCGCGGAGCTGACCGGTTCCGAGGTCCGCGCGCTGGACCCGGCGCACCGGCTCGGTTCCGAGGGCCTCACGCACGGGCAGCGCCTGGACGTCGGCGGCCTCGACCTGCGGGTGGTCGCCACCCCCGGGCACACCTCCGACTCGCTGACCTTCCACCTGCCCGCCGACGGCGCGATCCTCACCGGCGACACCGTGCTCGGCCGGGGCACCACGATGGTCGCCCACCCGGACGGTCGGCTGGGCGACTACCTCGACTCGCTGCGGCACCTGCACACCATGGCCGCCGAGTACGGGGTGCGGACCGTGCTGCCCGGCCACGGGCCGGTCCTCGCCGACGCGCTCGGCGCCGTCGACTACTACCTGGCGCACCGGGCCGGCCGGCTGGCCCAGGTGGAGACGGCGGTCGAGGCCGGCTGCCGGACGGCGGCCGAGGTGGTGGCGCGGGTCTACGCCGACGTGGACCGCGCGCTCTGGCCCGCCGCCGAGCTGTCGGTCCGGGCCCAGCTCCAGTACCTGCGCGACCACGGGCTCATCCCGGACTGA
- a CDS encoding alpha/beta hydrolase produces the protein MTLPVRTALPAVPRWLRRAVLVTVVLFASLLTFPAAVIMLGAYLPAIPKAGIIGPVLGGQYPFHVALLGLAGAALGVVAHRGGLLRRGRTVTAAAALSTVAALVIGGIQYADARRAGADVSFGEVFGELAYPDAAPDATEPYATADGEELRADVYLPARHDGRAPAVVLAHAGGFHTFDKADLRGTGRWLADRGVAVFAVDYRLARPDRPTWDKAPQDLLTALRWVQDRADAYGLDPDRISLGGMSAGGTLAVNAAYRLQNGTIVSANGPTPRPPASVVGFYPGVDVTGMWQRDVAGSRAAAELYTGGTPGRYPDRYREVSPSAEVRAGLPPTLLVVGDRDRSARPEDVRALGGALRAAGVPTTVRELPFAEHAFDDAYGSLTSQTGRRVLLDFLTGRPVS, from the coding sequence ATGACCCTGCCCGTCCGCACCGCCCTGCCCGCGGTACCCAGGTGGCTCAGGCGGGCCGTCCTGGTCACCGTCGTGCTGTTCGCCTCGCTGCTGACCTTCCCGGCCGCGGTGATCATGCTCGGGGCGTACCTCCCGGCGATCCCGAAGGCGGGGATCATCGGACCGGTGCTCGGCGGCCAGTACCCCTTCCACGTCGCCCTGCTCGGCCTGGCCGGCGCCGCGCTCGGCGTCGTGGCCCACCGCGGCGGCCTGCTGCGCCGGGGCCGCACCGTCACCGCGGCCGCGGCGCTGTCGACCGTCGCCGCACTGGTCATCGGCGGGATCCAGTACGCCGACGCGCGGCGGGCGGGCGCGGACGTCTCGTTCGGCGAGGTCTTCGGAGAGCTCGCCTACCCGGACGCCGCGCCCGACGCCACGGAGCCCTACGCGACCGCCGACGGCGAGGAACTGCGGGCCGACGTCTACCTCCCCGCCCGGCACGACGGCCGGGCGCCCGCCGTCGTGCTCGCCCACGCCGGAGGCTTCCACACCTTCGACAAGGCCGACCTGCGCGGCACCGGACGCTGGCTGGCCGACCGTGGCGTCGCCGTCTTCGCCGTCGACTACCGGCTCGCCCGACCCGACCGCCCCACCTGGGACAAGGCCCCCCAGGACCTCCTCACCGCACTCCGCTGGGTGCAGGACCGTGCCGACGCCTACGGCCTCGACCCCGACCGGATATCGCTGGGCGGCATGTCGGCCGGGGGCACGCTGGCGGTGAACGCCGCCTACCGCCTGCAGAACGGGACGATCGTGTCGGCGAACGGCCCCACGCCCAGGCCCCCCGCCTCGGTGGTGGGCTTCTACCCGGGTGTCGACGTCACCGGGATGTGGCAGCGGGACGTGGCCGGCTCCCGCGCCGCCGCCGAGCTGTACACCGGAGGCACGCCCGGGCGGTACCCGGACCGCTACCGCGAGGTGTCCCCGTCCGCGGAGGTGCGCGCGGGCCTCCCGCCCACGCTCCTGGTGGTCGGCGACCGGGACCGCAGCGCCCGGCCGGAGGATGTCAGGGCACTGGGCGGGGCCTTGCGCGCGGCCGGGGTGCCCACCACCGTGCGCGAGCTGCCGTTCGCCGAGCACGCCTTCGACGACGCGTACGGCAGCCTCACCTCCCAGACCGGCCGGCGGGTCCTCCTCGACTTCCTCACCGGCCGGCCGGTGAGCTGA
- a CDS encoding isocitrate lyase/PEP mutase family protein, whose amino-acid sequence MTSAVSPSSTAPSAAAASTVSPVPVLRERAVRLRALVADGVLVLPNAWDAGSAAVIASAGAAAIATTSGGVSWSLGRGDGQRLDRVEAVEAARRIAAAVDLPVTVDAEGGYGPRPEDVAETVRALIGAGAVGVNLEDSVTVGGPLFAVGDQADRLRAARTAAAGAGLPELVLNARTDVFLFGLGGVDDVLARAEAYAAAGADGLFVPGLLDLDALAGLCARSPLPVNAMAVPGGPTVTELAAAGVRRISVGTGLAQLAYTAAHRAAAELLDRGTLAEPAGLLGFGEVDALFRR is encoded by the coding sequence ATGACCTCCGCCGTCTCCCCCTCCTCCACCGCCCCGTCCGCCGCCGCGGCCTCCACCGTGTCCCCCGTCCCGGTCCTGCGCGAGCGGGCCGTGCGCCTGCGGGCCCTGGTGGCGGACGGCGTGCTCGTCCTGCCGAACGCCTGGGACGCCGGGAGCGCCGCCGTGATCGCCTCGGCCGGTGCGGCGGCGATCGCCACCACCAGCGGCGGCGTCTCGTGGTCGCTCGGCCGCGGCGACGGCCAGCGCCTCGACCGGGTGGAGGCGGTCGAGGCGGCCCGGCGGATCGCCGCCGCCGTCGACCTGCCGGTCACCGTGGACGCCGAGGGCGGCTACGGCCCGAGGCCCGAGGACGTCGCCGAGACCGTCCGGGCGCTGATCGGGGCCGGGGCGGTGGGCGTCAACCTGGAGGACTCGGTCACCGTCGGCGGCCCGCTGTTCGCGGTCGGGGACCAGGCCGACCGGCTGCGCGCGGCCCGGACGGCGGCGGCCGGTGCGGGTCTGCCGGAACTGGTGCTCAACGCCCGGACGGACGTCTTCCTGTTCGGGCTGGGCGGTGTCGACGACGTCCTCGCCCGCGCCGAGGCGTACGCGGCGGCGGGTGCCGACGGCCTCTTCGTGCCGGGCCTGCTGGACCTCGACGCGCTGGCCGGGCTCTGCGCCCGCTCGCCGCTGCCGGTGAACGCGATGGCCGTTCCCGGCGGACCGACCGTCACCGAGCTGGCCGCCGCCGGAGTGCGCCGGATCAGCGTCGGGACCGGCCTGGCCCAGCTCGCCTACACCGCCGCCCACCGGGCCGCCGCCGAGCTCCTGGACCGGGGCACCCTGGCGGAGCCGGCCGGCCTGCTCGGCTTCGGCGAGGTCGACGCGCTGTTCCGGCGCTGA
- a CDS encoding Crp/Fnr family transcriptional regulator, translated as MDDVLRRAALFAALDDEQAGELRASMTEVTLARGESLFHEGDPGDRLYVVAEGKVKLHRASPDGRENMLAVLGPSEMIGELSLFDPGPRTATASALTEVKLLGLGHGDLQPWLHARPEVSIALLRAIARRLRRTNDVMSDLVFSDVPGRVAKALLDLSRRFGVQSDEGIHVAHDLTQEELAQLVGASRETVNKALADFAGRGWLKLEARAVVLMDVERLSRRSR; from the coding sequence GTGGACGACGTTCTGCGGCGCGCCGCACTCTTCGCGGCACTCGACGACGAACAGGCCGGCGAGCTGCGCGCTTCCATGACCGAGGTGACGCTCGCCCGTGGTGAGTCGCTGTTCCACGAGGGCGACCCGGGCGACCGGCTGTACGTCGTCGCCGAGGGCAAGGTCAAGCTGCACCGCGCCTCGCCGGACGGCCGCGAGAACATGCTCGCCGTCCTCGGGCCCAGCGAGATGATCGGCGAGCTGTCGCTCTTCGACCCGGGCCCGCGCACCGCCACCGCCAGCGCGCTCACCGAGGTCAAGCTGCTCGGCCTCGGCCACGGCGACCTGCAGCCCTGGCTGCACGCGCGCCCCGAGGTTTCGATCGCGCTGCTGCGCGCCATCGCCCGCCGCCTGCGCCGGACCAACGACGTGATGTCCGACCTGGTCTTCTCCGACGTGCCCGGGCGCGTCGCGAAGGCCCTGCTGGACCTCTCCCGCCGTTTCGGCGTGCAGTCCGACGAGGGCATCCACGTCGCCCACGACCTCACCCAGGAGGAGCTGGCCCAGCTGGTGGGCGCCTCCCGCGAGACGGTCAACAAGGCGCTCGCCGACTTCGCCGGCCGCGGCTGGCTGAAGCTGGAGGCCCGCGCGGTGGTCCTGATGGACGTCGAGCGGCTCTCCCGCCGTTCGCGGTAG
- a CDS encoding response regulator transcription factor: MTTRVLIADDQAMVREAFSVLLGAQPGIEVVGTARDGTEAVARAEDLRPDVVVMDVRMPVLDGIEATRRITGLLGDATRILVLTTFDLDEYVYEALRAGATGFLLKDASGVELAEAVRVVARGEAMLSPDLTRRLITEFSRLGGGPGAAGATAGGAPAVRVGDQTGGYARGSAGGSAGGQVGAPVGLLTGREREVLVQIARGRSNAEIARELVVAEETVKTHVGRILRKLSLRDRTQAAVFAYENGLVTPGGDAADR, encoded by the coding sequence ATGACGACCAGGGTGTTGATCGCCGACGACCAGGCCATGGTCCGGGAGGCCTTCTCGGTGCTGCTCGGGGCCCAGCCCGGCATCGAGGTGGTCGGCACGGCGCGGGACGGCACCGAGGCCGTCGCCCGCGCGGAGGACCTGCGCCCGGACGTGGTCGTGATGGACGTCCGCATGCCGGTCCTGGACGGCATCGAGGCCACCCGCAGGATCACGGGGCTGCTGGGCGACGCCACCCGGATCCTCGTGCTCACCACCTTCGACCTCGACGAGTACGTGTACGAGGCCCTGCGGGCGGGAGCCACCGGGTTCCTCCTCAAGGACGCGTCCGGGGTGGAACTGGCCGAGGCCGTCCGGGTCGTGGCGCGCGGCGAGGCGATGCTGTCACCGGACCTGACCAGGCGCCTGATCACCGAGTTCTCCCGGCTGGGTGGTGGCCCCGGTGCGGCCGGGGCGACGGCGGGCGGCGCACCGGCCGTGCGGGTCGGGGACCAGACGGGCGGGTACGCGCGCGGGTCGGCCGGCGGGTCCGCGGGCGGGCAGGTCGGCGCACCGGTCGGGCTGCTCACGGGGCGCGAGCGCGAGGTGCTCGTCCAGATCGCGCGCGGCCGTTCCAACGCCGAGATCGCCCGCGAGCTGGTGGTGGCCGAGGAGACCGTCAAGACCCACGTGGGCCGCATCCTGCGGAAGCTGAGCCTGCGTGACCGCACCCAGGCCGCCGTCTTCGCGTACGAGAACGGGCTGGTCACGCCGGGGGGAGACGCGGCGGACCGCTGA